One window of the Entelurus aequoreus isolate RoL-2023_Sb linkage group LG18, RoL_Eaeq_v1.1, whole genome shotgun sequence genome contains the following:
- the palm3 gene encoding paralemmin-3 — protein MDEAQKYKHRLEAIAEKRRVQEEQERAKREMEDEKLRVQQLKRKSLRDQWLMEGAPLSPSSLDSQSPHTPPWASPEVGENRSHSVQVSEGEEEEQIAVGQTEAVEMEEEGVEMMRGAVLQNRDNNNTERSGKVEGDVKACQISARDEDATVNGEGDSKEGDLRPHDEALELWNSQAGTTNGPSEEEPGKSPLVNISTLSCTELDEGVVVMRAERVIIWDDDEEEELEEAPQTTPESSGETVEEMEGGLEASVEWVEIEANAEEQSGTAGDDGECETQAQDNKMEVEASVVVTQSPGIPLEGATVAPVPVYAQSQPSQAPEAEGETPAAEATPEEADTSSLKAPEERIDSQFHEVSLSDTLENHRTAAEPGEQEPLLEEVQAANVHKAEVAESRPAGARAPGDAMEAPKKKSCQCCSVM, from the exons ATGGATGAGGCGCAGAAGTACAAACACCGTCTGGAGGCCATTGCT GAGAAGCGGCGGGTGCAAGAGGAGCAGGAGCGAGCCAAAAGAGAGATGGAGGACGAAAAACTGAGAGTGCAGCAGCTCAAG AGGAAGTCCTTGAGGGATCAATGGCTGATGGAGGGAGCTCCTTTGTCTCCTTCCTCCCTGGATTCCCAAAGCCCACACACTCCTCCATGGGCCTCTCCGGAGGTGGGAGAGAACAG GTCACACAGTGTGCAGGTTTCAGAGGGAGAGGAGGAAGAACAGATCGCAGTGGGCCAAACG GAAGCAGTGGAAATGGAAGAGGAAGGCGTGG AAATGATGCGAGGTGCAGTTCTGCAGaatagagacaacaacaacacagagagATCAG GGAAAGTTGAGGGTGACGTGAAGGCGTGTCAAATCTCAGCGCGGGACGAAGACGCAACAGTCAATGGTGAAGGAGACTCGAAGGAAGGAGATTTGAGACCCCACGATGAGGCTTTGGAGCTTTGGAACTCTCAGGCCGGCACCACAAACGGACCGAGCGAGGAGGAACCGGGGAAGAGCCCGCTTGTCAACATTTCAACTCTGAGCTGCACGGAGCTGGATGAAGGGGTGGTGGTCATGAGAGCCGAACGAGTCATCATCTgggatgatgatgaggaggaggagttAGAAGAAGCCCCGCAGACAACTCCAGAATCGTCAGGAGAGACTGTGGAGGAGATGGAAGGAGGTCTGGAAGCCTCTGTAGAATGGGTGGAGATTGAGGCTAATGCGGAGGAGCAATCAGGAACAGCAGGAGACGATGGCGAGTGTGAGACTCAAGCGCAGGACAACAAAATGGAGGTTGAAGCATCCGTGGTGGTGACGCAATCACCAGGCATCCCTCTAGAGGGCGCCACAGTGGCTCCTGTGCCGGTGTACGCTCAGTCGCAGCCTTCACAGGCCCCTGAAGCCGAAGGAGAAACCCCAGCAGCAGAAGCAACACCGGAGGAAGCTGACACGTCTTCCCTAAAAGCCCCGGAGGAGCGCATCGACTCTCAGTTCCACGAGGTTTCCCTGAGCGATACTCTGGAGAACCACAGGACTGCGGCGGAACCCGGCGAGCAGGAACCTCTCCTGGAGGAGGTCCAAGCTGCAAACGTGCACAAGGCGGAGGTGGCCGAGAGCCGGCCGGCTGGTGCACGCGCACCTGGAGACGCCATGGAGGCACCTAAAAAGAAAAGCTGCCAGTGCTGCTCCGTCATGTAA